A single genomic interval of Methyloceanibacter caenitepidi harbors:
- a CDS encoding universal stress protein gives MAIKDLLISLDSLTAPDAQLPYAVQVTEALGAHAIGVAHIPAGETEPREEVQRAMDRFASAGDRSGISRETRLAKCSAGKFAEQLSVQARHVDLTIIGQPSSEGANGKQQTALYEELLFHSGRPVLVVPWAGHPKPKPRTAIVAWDASSTAARALSDAMPILSLTEKVIVLVATDDRQSDLGTDPGTDIAHHLARHDLNVEVRRIPLDPETPTADLLLSQSADLGADLMVMGGYHHSRMREVLFGGVTRTVIKTMTVPVLMSH, from the coding sequence ATGGCCATCAAGGACCTACTCATTAGTCTTGATTCCCTCACGGCCCCCGACGCTCAACTGCCCTACGCCGTTCAGGTGACCGAGGCGCTGGGTGCGCACGCGATTGGCGTGGCCCATATACCGGCGGGCGAGACGGAGCCGCGCGAGGAAGTTCAACGAGCGATGGATCGTTTCGCGAGCGCCGGCGACCGGAGCGGCATCAGCCGGGAGACCCGGCTTGCGAAATGCAGCGCGGGCAAATTCGCTGAACAGCTCTCCGTCCAGGCCCGCCATGTGGACCTGACCATCATTGGCCAGCCGTCCTCGGAAGGCGCGAATGGCAAACAACAGACGGCACTCTATGAGGAACTGCTGTTTCACAGCGGCCGCCCCGTCCTTGTCGTGCCGTGGGCAGGTCATCCCAAGCCCAAGCCGCGCACCGCAATCGTCGCCTGGGATGCAAGCAGCACCGCCGCGCGTGCGCTATCCGATGCCATGCCCATTCTGAGCCTCACCGAAAAGGTGATCGTTCTGGTCGCCACGGACGACCGGCAGTCGGACCTCGGCACCGATCCGGGAACCGACATCGCGCATCACCTCGCCCGGCACGATCTCAACGTCGAGGTCCGGCGCATTCCGCTCGATCCCGAGACCCCGACCGCGGATCTCCTCTTGTCGCAGAGCGCCGACCTAGGCGCAGACCTCATGGTCATGGGCGGTTACCACCACAGCCGCATGCGCGAGGTTCTTTTCGGAGGCGTCACCCGGACCGTCATCAAGACCATGACGGTACCGGTTCTCATGTCTCATTGA